One part of the Paroedura picta isolate Pp20150507F chromosome 5, Ppicta_v3.0, whole genome shotgun sequence genome encodes these proteins:
- the LOC143838979 gene encoding chemerin-like receptor 1 yields the protein MATNTTWEEDIYGEYEDYGDSEDDLALRNSMHTLSMVVYSIAFVLGVVGNGLVIFVTGFRMKRTINTIWFLNLAIADFVFTFFLPLSVAHIALGFHWPFGKALCKLNSTVAFFNMFASVFLLTVISMDRCISVACPVWAQNRRTARLASLVAVGAWVAALMLSIPHLAFRDTRKSPTDENITHCYNNFALSTDFQSEEVVNLEQYRHRAMVLTRFVAGFLVPFTIILVCYGIIAAKLKGNRLAHSGRPFKIMVAVVLAFFLCWFPYHVFSFLEMSLATVTPWQQTLLVVGAPLASGLAYLNSCLNPFLYVFVGQDFREKLRMSVLAAFESAFSEPSAQVSLPFTKSKSSSGFDHHLV from the coding sequence atggccaccaacACCACTTGGGAAGAAGACATTTATGGAGAATACGAGGACTATGGTGACTCTGAAGATGACCTTGCTCTCCGTAACTCCATGCACACTCTCTCCATGGTGGTCTACAGCATCGCCTTTGTCCTAGGGGTGGTGGGAAATGGCCTGGTCATCTTTGTCACCGGCTTCCGCATGAAGAGGACCATCAATACCATCTGGTTCCTCAACTTGGCCATTGCTGACTTTGTCTTCACTTTTTTCCTGCCACTGAGTGTGGCCCACATAGCCTTGGGCTTCCACTGGCCTTTTGGAAAGGCTCTCTGCAAGCTGAACAGTACAGTGGCCTTCTTCAACATGTTTGCCAGCGTCTTCCTCTTGACGGTCATCAGCATGGACCGCTGTATCTCAGTGGCATGTCCAGTCTGGGCCCAGAACCGCCGTACTGCCCGGTTGGCGTCTCTGGTGGCCGTGGGCGCCTGGGTAGCAGCCCTCATGCTCAGCATCCCGCATCTCGCCTTCCGTGACACCAGGAAGTCGCCCACCGATGAGAACATCACCCACTGCTACAACAATTTTGCCTTGTCCACCGATTTTCAGTCAGAGGAAGTTGTCAACCTGGAACAATATCGACACCGAGCCATGGTGTTGAcccgttttgtggctggcttcctGGTGCCGTTCACCATTATTTTGGTCTGTTACGGCATCATTGCGGCCAAGCTGAAAGGAAACCGGCTCGCCCACTCTGGGAGGCCCTTCAAGATCATGGTGGCTGTGGTCTTGGCCTTCTTTCTTTGCTGGTTCCCTTACCATGTCTTCTCCTTCCTGGAGATGTCGTTGGCCACGGTCACACCTTGGCAACAGACTCTTCTGGTGGTGGGAGCGCCCTTGGCCTCAGGCTTGGCCTATCTCAACAGCTGCCTGAACCCTTTCTTGTACGTCTTCGTGGGGCAGGATTTCAGAGAGAAGTTACGGATGTCCGTCCTCGCGGCTTTCGAGAGTGCCTTCAGCGAGCCCTCAGCTCAGGTTTCCCTGCCTTTCACGAAGAGCAAATCTAGCTCAGGTTTCGACCATCACTTGGTCTAG